From the Macrobrachium rosenbergii isolate ZJJX-2024 chromosome 50, ASM4041242v1, whole genome shotgun sequence genome, the window CACATtggaccagtttttttttatctgcatgtTTTTGCACAATCTTCACATTCATATTAAGAATTTTAAGTTGGCCACGGAAAACATTCCTGTACTACATACATCCTCAGTTCCTTCCATTTCTTCATTGGATCTGTTATAAGCTAGATCCATGTGTACCACTTACAGAGTTTTCCTTTATGTCTGCAAGAGACTGTCAGATAACAAGCAATTGCTCAGTCTTTGATGTCTAATCCCACATGGTTCTTTTTCAATCAAGTTCACTCTTTCTGAGTTAAAACCCTACCAAACACTTTCTCAGGTTTATTAAGCACTGTTATGCTGTacgtaatttttatttgctttcccgTTACTGTTTGTATACAAGGGGCATTTAATTTTGTCTACCATTTCTTAGGAACCTTTCGCTTATCTAGACTGTAAATtgaatgtttgtatgaatgtgttTAGAACTGCTTAGGGGGTCATAATCTGTTACAGCTGGTGTGGTATAGGATAAGTGTTGAACATTTGATTGATTCTTTTAGTCAAGTCTCTGGAATGATAATTAGCCTCAGTAGTTACAAGATTACAGTTAGGGTTACTGAAATTGCATGTTCGTAAATAAACTTTTCAGTGTTTTGTGAGAGAAAAAGCTTGATATTTTTCTAACTTCGCCtttgttatatttacatattgaaTGTTACATGCTGTTGGTAAGAAATTTAGGAAAGATACGGTCCTTTTATGCAGTTAATGTTTTCAGTTGAAGTAAGACGAAAATTACTtggaataataatttataaaatacttcacaCAAACTATGAGATTATTTTACAGCAGCATTATACAAACTTGGCTTGTCTAATGAGAATAATATCAATAcactgtatttttgtattgtatctGTGCAATTTTATTCTCACTTGTGAAATGTCATTTCATATCTTGCCTGAGTGATTTCAAATCACAATTTAAAGCTACTCTTAGATCAGGCATAATTATGTGGTAGATCACTGAGCTGACACTTACGGGGTTTGGACTTCAATTCCTGCTTGCCAATCACCCAGTCGTCTTAGTTGCAAATGGGTACCAATGGTTATCTGTGAGTcaaggaggggtggggaggggtctGCCATTCTACTCCTCAGTTCCATGGCCTGCTGTGCATACGTCACTCAGACGTGTTCCTAGTGCCTCTCAATGGTGGGAGACTGAATTTGGCtgactttttgcttttttcagaGTGCAGTCAGAGTTTAAGTTTCCTTGTTatagattaattattattgttataattagattattattattattattattattattattattattattattattattattattattatcaagcacTTTAGCTTAACTAAACCACTGAATCACATTGTTAGTCTGTCATTGGGTTCATCTGAAGGATTTAGTTACATAAGAAGTGAAAATTGGAACAAGTAAAGTtacagaagttggacagctaggtggaAGAGACCAAAAGtgggaaataatgaaaagtaaaaggcaggaAATAATTAGTTGGGTCAAAAGGAACACTGCAAACTTTAAAGACCCTTTCCACCGTGTACATTGCACAGTGCCAGCCCCACTGTATGCAGTACTTCCAAAGGGTGTAGACAGATCAATTACTACTTGAAATTTCCTGAAATTTTACACAACTTGAATTCTCTAATTTTAGTTGGTTTGCCTTTGTTTGAGCGCTTGTGTTTCAAAGTTAACAATATTTACCTTGGACTTCAGAATGTGTTTCAAAGTTAACAATATTTACCTTGGACTTCAGAATAATAACGAAAACCAGGAAGTGGCTGACCCTGGAGGAGGCCAAGAGGCAGAAGCCATGGCGAGCAACGAGGAAGCTAGCACCACTGTTGTGACTGGTAGAGGGACGCTGCAGAAGCTGCAGGAACGTTTTGAAGCAATGAGACGTCGAAATGCGAACTTCACATGCTTCCTGTGTTGTCATGTCCGCACCGGAACTATTGTCATTGGCTTCTGGCATATGGTGAGTGTTTTGACCTGAGCATCATAACTTACTAATCCTTGTAGGGTTTGAATAGATCTATGTTTCTTTTCACATGAATGCAATTTAGGCAAATGTAGCTTCTGATGTTTAAtaaatctttccattttttgtttaaatttatgtGTTTTTACAGTAACTAGTTTAACTTTGAAACCCTAAATATCAAAAGCTGCATACCACAAGGTCTTACATGCCTTCTGAAAGCTAATTCACACCTGGTTAGATATTTCTAAATACCAAATTTTCTTAAAGAACATGAGGTTTGGTTGAGAGTACAACcaatttgatgatttttttttcaaattgtaaaTAGACACACCAAGTTCAATGTCTTGAATGCAAGTGAAATATCATTTAGCTGGGTAATACCTCCTACTTAGTGAGTTAGTCTGCTATTTAAGACAAAGTTTTGTATACTTTGTAGGAataaacagcaatttttttttttttttcccaaattgcATTTTGCCTTAATatagaaacttttattttattgccaaGTTCTACCTGATTCCAAATTGAGAGATCAATTAGATAATTGGGAAGAAAACCTCTCCCCATTCACTGCACTTAATTTTAACTGTCCTGTTAACAGTCTCAAAAACTGTACTaacttgtattttgaaaatacccATATATAAAATGAAGGTTTGTATATCCAGAAAAAATGCAGTTCACGTTATAAGAACAATTTCAGTTTGTTGGTTATTGGTTGCTATATGAAATTGTTTAGGGACATGATATTCTTTCTTGCAAAATCTGTTAATGGTGAATTATGACAAACGTGCTACATCAGTCATTTCTATCGCAGTGACAAGTGAATTTCTCCTTTCAGTTACTGCATTTGATGGCTTTGTCCTTGATAGCAATTGTCGTCTTCCATCCAGAGATGCTTATGAATTCAAATAACCTTTCATCTGGGACCCAGGCAGATAGAAATGATCAATTATCTGTCAGTCACTTGGATGTTCAGGCTCTGAATTGCGGTGAGGAAACTCCCTGTATATTGGCTGCTCAGGGTGATGGGAGTGTTCACCAGTCAgcaacagatctctctctctccttggggaATCTTCTGACGACTCATCGTCTAAACAGAGGTTAGTTCCTGTGGTTTTTCTTTAGTTTACAGAATCAGATGTTGGGCAGTTTTATGCCTTAATAAATTACAGCAGTCATTTTCAAGTTGAAGttctgaatataaaattatttatagaggAAATTTAACAGGTATTTTTCTATAGTGTTTGGTAAGTGGTAGCTTTTATCCGCAAACCGAAATTTCTTTGGTGGAAGAATATCTTGCAAAGTTTTTTCTCATTGCAGATGAAGTAAATGTTGCACTTTTCATCACCCTGTGTACTTTTGTGGTAACACTTCTCTTGGTCTACGGAGCCTTCCGTGGTCAGCCATCCCACCTGATGCCATTCTTCTTCCTCCAggtgtttgatttttgcatttcAAGGTAATTATTGTTTCATTGCCATCGTTGCTAACACAGTTTCAAGATAAAGATGGTAAAATAAACTAGAATCTCACTTATCTAGATGTGGGCAGTTTTGAATCTTGGTTAATCACCATGAAGTCTCAGTTTGGAAAAATGtaggaatctggaaaaaactgTCTGATCTAAGAGAGGAAGATTTATAAATGCATTCACTATTTTTCCCAATTAGAGCCAGTAGactatttgttaatataaaatttccCCCAGTAATAGAACTACCTCTTCCTTAGATTTTGCATAAGATATGAACTTATAAGCATTTGAATTAGTCAAAAAACTACCCCAAAACATTGTAACATGTAGCAGAATGCATATACCCTAAAACATCATACCAGGTAGCAAAGGATGTAAAATGTAAAGGTTCACACTATGCAATGTACACTGATGGATCCAAATCTTTTTCAGACAAGGGATTTGCAACCATAATGTTCAACAAAACATACTAATATTGCTTGCTTAACAATGCTTATGTTTCAACAGGAAAATTTTGTGCAGTAGGATTGCCTTGACCAGTTCTGTCTTTATATCTAAGACATCTTGTAGTAcagtattaaaatacagtaaaatcttGCTTACATATTAACTGGCCTAAATGAGGATATCACAGGTGTCATATTCCTGCATTAGTGTGTGGTTGCATGTCTATTTGCTAATCTCTCTCGATACATTATATTATTTCAGAAAGTTAATTATTGTGGGATGCTTTAAAGCAGTTGGTGCTCAACatcatatgttaaaaaatatatacaggtagtgTAGCTATAAGCATCAATGATAAGTTGAAGATGCTTCATTGAATTTAGAGGGTTgatttgtgttgtgtgtatatgtgtgtgagtagtTCACTATCTAGATGACAACATTTTACAATGTCAAGAAAGCTAAAGACAAGCTTTGGAACTAAGCTAACTGtatggaaaactggaaaacaatGCAGGACGTTAGCTAAATCAACTGGTAGGATGTAAGCAAAGCAAATCCTGTTACAGTACCCGTTGGAGTTTACCAAccttttgcattattattttacttgtacggtatatcaaaattttattatttattctggtATATTTTAACCTCTCGAAGCTACAAGCAAACATTAAAACTTGATATTCAATGTTGCTGAAGTTCGGACATAAACACAGTTTGTTAAGTTGCGAGTGTTGACATAAAATTGTCTTTGTATCCAGTAGCATAGGTTTATCCCAATGATAGGTGAGTTTCATAGTCAAATTATCCTTTATTAACTTGCTGCGTTATTCAAGGTGGGGAAACCCATGCCTGTTCTAGAGTTTTGACTTGACGAGGTATTTTCATGTCTTGAGTGTCTTTTACTGAAGcctttcaataattttgtttcttttataccATACGTAATTTTATACCTTACAGCATGACAATGATTGGCTACCTGTCTTACCTGCCCAACATTCGTCAGCTCATACGAGAAACCCCAGCCTTTCCTCTTCAGCAGCAGCTGCTCGGAATGAACACGAATTGCTTGACTTTTGTGGTTATGGTCATCTTTATCTCAACTCTAATGGCTAAGGTgtgttcatttttccatttcttaaacTTAACTCGTTGCATATTTTGTTTCCTTGCCCGACGATGTACTTTAGCCTGGCTTTCAGGTCAGCCTCATCAAGTTTCAGAATGAGTGAAGTTGCTCTCTTCcatttttatcatagttttgagaccttcactggatgggtcgatatcgtactcgcctagcactctcctgggACCGCGTTCGATTCctcggccggccagtgaaggtttagaggaatttatttctggtgataagaaattcatttcttggtataatgtggttcggattccacaataaactgtaggtcgcgttgctaggtaaccaattggttctcaaacacgtacaataagtctaatccctggggccagccctaggagagctgttaatcagctcagtggtctggttaaactaaggtatacttaacttttatcatagttttgtcatttcatatgtatgtattgcatgTTTAGAAATTTAGGTGAGGGAATAGCtgaatgaataatgaaggaagaagagaataatgaataaaaaggaattaaatggGATAAATTGTGAGAAATTTATTATACATGTTAAATAGGAATGTTTGGTATTTAGTGGTCACAACCCTTCAAAGAGTTCATTTtccttgtatatgtgtgtactgcatacatttttgctgttttctAATAGGATATTCTTAATTACCATTATTGCCATTATagcaattttatctttttcatccaGGCTGTTACTTTTTGCATTTCGCTGTTGTCTCAGTGTAGTCTTCAtagttaacataattatgcagtaataatagtcataataagTAAGGCAGTTTCAGCATTGATAACCTTGCAGATGTGGGctctgtatttgtgtataaaatcAGGCTTACATGAATCTTGAATGTCAACTTCCCCCCCCCATCTTAATGTGACGTACATACTACCTCATGGTGTTAAGCTAGTAAGGCTGAGTATCATAAATTGTGAAATATATCTTATACCCAGATTATAAAATTTGTTACACCAATAACATCTGCTTCATCTATACTGAAGTTTAGCAGCGTAATCATGGGTATAAAAATTATGTTACTAGTATTAAATATGACAGAAGTAAGCTCATTAAATTGGAGTAATGATAGCTTTATTGAATAAGCTTTTTATCTTCACCCTAGTCGTTCAGTGATAAAGTCCAGATCAGTGGTTGCTTCAGTCAGTACTGAATGATGCTTATTTTGCATGTATTTTAATCTGACtactagtaatttttattttcaattcttcttgaaagttaataaagtatttttgtcTCCCACAGGGCTATTGTATCAGCATTGTTTGGAGGTGCTATAAATTCTTAATGCTTAAAGCACAGGCAGGTCAGTCTGTTCTCCGATATCTTGGCAGTGTTTCTGGACCTGTGGATCAGGAGAGCCAAACATTGGTTGTGGGCCATGATGTACCTGATTATGACACTGTAATGGCAGATCCTCAGTACAGGTAAGACTATGTGAAGCCTATCCTTGTGGAGTTCCGTGAAATACTTAAtcacctttttatatttttgttattagacagAATAAGTCTATAGAAATTTGTATAcagtacaggcggtcccggttttgacggggttccgttcttgcgccagcgtcgtaacccgaaaatcgtagccggaaaatcgtcgaaaatcaaaaatcataagaaaacgtaaactgcattattattgagttttacatcaaaaaaaccttcaaattatgattattctttttGGGGCCATATTCTATGCGGACGTATttgacgacgcgtcgtaaccccggaacatcgggaaataatttctgatgaatatatttgacaaCAATACGGAATTATGGGTATATGATCTATTCATTTTTGCTTGGgatgtttctttcttttgtccACCCTGGCATCAGCCTCTCACTACTGGCCCCTATTTAAGTATGCTAAGACAGTGGGCTACTGGTAATAAACTCTTTGTTTAGACTTGTTGTTAACCAACCCCTGGGGCTGGCACCTCTCACTGCTGGGCTCTGGGGTCTGTCTGGAAAGTCATCTTGAACCTCTTTTATTGCAGTCAATTTTTATTGTAGGCTAGTACTTTGTGACTTACTGCCTCACCCTTTCTTTTATTACCATCAGTGTTGACAATATGGGAACATTGCTGAGTAAATAGAGATCATGGCACTGTGATATTGACTTGAATGATTCTGTGATGTGAAGATAGCCAGTTAATCGAGTCATCGGGGAGATGAAATGCTACCCTCTGCAACTGATCagactttcaaaagaaatttgtttgaCTCTTAAAATGAccattatacacatataacatcatatatttgattttaattactCACTGCCTTTTTTTGGTGGTGATACTGTCGTTATCATGGAGTGCGATATCCATGCATGGTTTTGACATTAGAAAAATAAGGAACAGTTAGTCAGGAAAGTAGTAAATAAGGAGTAGCAGGACAAAGGCCAGTAAATCTTGGGAAAAAGCCATAAATTAAGACCTAGACTAGATGGAAATTCGGATGGGAAGCACACAGGACAAAAGAGGTCACATTTAAAGTCTAATTCCATGAAATTAATGGTGCTGATAATGATTTCTGGGGTGAATTCTCGGACAAAAGTCACAAAATGGCTTTTATTCAACAGTGgagtgattaaaaaaatttttcattttcagatgtgTATAAacttttaggaaatttttactaattaatttaAGCATATTTGATTGCAAACAGAAAATGGTAAAAGCCTTAATTTGTGAAGAAATATTCCTGATAATTCACAGAGTACTTGCACACTGGTGGTTTTTTAAACTATGGGCATTAGGAAGcagatataaaaatgtacatcTCTTGTAAACAGAAAGAAGCTCCTGAGCCTGTACCCAGAGCCGCCTCCGTCCTACGATGCTGCCATGGCTGCCCTCGTCTCCCACCAGGAACTTAGCCGCAGGAATGGTGATTCTTATGTAGAAGTTAGTGCTATGGATGTTGCAGGAGCTGCCTGTCCTTCCTATGAACAGTCGACCTCAGGAGAAGGATCAGCAACCATGCCCGTTGAAGGCGCCACAAGGGTGGAACTCACTGTTACTGACATTCCACCACCTGTTGTTTCTGCCCCAAATTCATCCAATACCCAACCATAAACCTGAGAGAAGTTTCTGAAGATACTGTTATTCTCAAGTTATGGAGTTATTTTCAGCTTAAACTGGATAAGTTTGAGAGAATCTTTCCACAAAATTTATAAGCTATCTGATAATCTATGATTGATGCCTACATTGTCTGTTGAGgtgtttataaattaaaatttaactaTTCACTATCAAAAGCCTGTTTCTTCACTTGTGTAAAATATGTTTTGTACTTCTCTCACCTTAAAAATCGTTTAAAATATTGTCTGTACTTTGCTGCCTTAtaaattctgtaaaattttttcattacttctgctactgattatttaaaatattttatgtacttCTGCAACTTTAAAAACCGAGAGTATAAACATCATTAGGCAAACTTGCCTTTGCATATTTAATACCCAATTTACTAATGCACTCTAATGTAATATTCCTTTGATATTAATTTCCTTACCTTTCAGGATTTCATATTTTCCAAGCCACATCCCCTCCCCCTACCAGCTGGCCTATCTAAatatacagtacgtacgtatTCATCCATAGTAATCTGGTGATCACCTAGAAATACTGTATTATACAGGGTACTGGAAATTCCTGCTTATATTCCCCTCTGCAACCCAAGAGGCAGACCCAGCCCttgccatgtatgtatataaatatagctatatatatatatctagtctgCTACCACTTGTACTTTTAGTAGAAATTTTGAAGTAATAAAGATTATCAATAATGGAGGATATCAAAGCAGGCTGGAATGTCACCATGATATAGGTAGCCTGCTTCCCAGTTTTTCATGTCATGCTCCTGTAATCTATGCTAGGTAAACTGTTAGTATTTTGACTTCACCATTTGAGAGGAGCAGCATTTGTCTTCTCATCAAGATTTCAAGTGTTTATTGGGATAGCAGAGTACAATTTCACTGAATCATTGAAGAAAACTTTCATCTCTTGATGCCTAGTTGTCATGCACAGATGGTTCATTGCTTTATgtatcaaatttatattttcttgtttggaaaaccaacaactcttaGTCTTTATGCACTGGTGGCTCATTGCTGTAGATATCAAGTATATTGTACGGATTTTTCTGATTTTAAGAGACCTCGTAGTGGCTCTTCATGTTGGTTAACAGGGATTTGTCATAACAGTCCACTCTTCATATTGCTACAGTACTTCTATTCATTTATGTAAGACAAGATAGTTCTATTCTTCTGCTAGTTTTGCTATACAGTCAGTGGCGTTGTCTCGCCACCATATGCTAAGCACAAGCTACTGTGTGTAggacataattttcttttctgttatttaggaaaacagagaaaggttatataaatatatatatatatatatctattcgtTTCTCAATAGCAAATAATGAAATCTATTCAAATCTCAACTGCAGTGAATTTACTGACATATTTCACGTGTGCATTTCACACTATTGAGAAATTGCAAGTGACTATGAACATAACTGTTTGTATGGGATATAAGTAGTGTCAGAGGTCTCCTCAATATTGTGTATTTTCCCTCCAATATTTGTAACAAGAAATGGTCCCAGTCCCAAGTTTCACAACAAGGTTTATGACTAATGTTTGGTAATTATCTCTAGGATTGTTTTTTCTGCTCAAGCATTAAATATATGCACAATTCAAGCAGTACTGCATTTGCATCCATAGAAAGATATGAAATTCACACTGGGTTACTAACTGTGAATTACTTAACCTAGCAAGACAGCTGCTGCTACAAGTTAACTGTCCATAGCAAGATTTTTGTCAAGATTCTGTGCCCAGTCAGCAAGAAGTGGGAATCGAAAAAGTCATTTAGGTAAAGTAAACAATTAAGCTTGTGGTAAGGTTGCCTGGCATTGCACTCAAACATATATTGTTTACCCATTTGCAGGAATACTTTTGatctcttttttcctttgtgaaatgatataaacaatttttttctatagGCTGTGTTGTGAGTAAGCGGTTTAGCCTAGTGATATGGTGTAACTACTTCATGATAATAGTGTGTGCAAAGGAATAAAggagcattttcctttttcagacatttcttggtatttcaagtaatttttttgtaatgagcCAGGCTTGTATTTAAGAAACAGCAAATACACATTACACAGCTGTTTTTGGGTtggaaaatcatgtttattatcttttaataacCATTTTTCAGTCAAGGACTAGGCTTCTACAGTAATATTCACtatattttaagtgtgtgtgtgtgtttggctatACAATTTGGTGTAAACTTGCTTCCATTCtgatatattctttaaatatgtTGTTTCAGTCTGTTTCATTCCAGGGAGATGTGGCAATACGCATACGTAGCTCTCGATTGGCTGAAATAAATTTGTATGATATCTTAGGCTcattgtgataaagatgcaaTCTATTTCATCAGCTGTACATTTGATTGCTTATAAATACAAAGAACCCTCACCCCTTATGTAGATCACAACCATTCAGATTTAAATCGATAGCataacaatacaagcacacgaGTGATGAATGTAACCTTGGGTATACTGAAATAAATCTTAATTATCTAAAGCTCATCGTTTGTTTCTTTGACCTAAGGTTGTCTTTTGTGTGTTTGCATTGCTATATCATCAATACAAACcagcatgtttatgatttatggAAGAAGGGGGTGAGGATTCCttgtacatataaacattcagATAGGTTATTGAAGAAATAGTATAATATTCATCAGAAGTCAACGGTATTGGAAACGAATGTCAGACACTCATGTGCTACCCTTGCACATGTGCCTCGTCTTCACCCGTgtgtggacagatgaaatgaaaccagCTATAGTTGTTAGCAATGTCTCATTTTTGTTCAGACTTATTCCCTGATTTGATGAGGACAATCTACTGTCATGGATTATGAATTATAAGAGTGCTGTGTTAACGCGTATCACAGTAGATTGTTGGTGCgggaattgaaataaatttaagtACAACCATTTCTTCCTAAAGATGCTATATCAGATGTTATATCGGAATTTGAGATTAAGGTGATTATATGAAGGTGAAAATGCTATTAACTTTACAGCATGAAAGAAATAGcatttttggtaaaaaaagagaaaaaaaatggcacCTAAAGTTGTTTTAATTAAATCACTGTAATTGCAAATATTTTCCCTGGTGACATCGcacatatgattttttattgtcttatatgcttgtaactaatttattttaagataatggcagtggctgttttttttttgccacattaACTACAATTTAATCTTACTAAGACACATgtacaagaaatattttcaattaacCACTCTGAACACAGCTCTAGAGATTTGATTGCAGAATTAGTATTATTACACATAACTTCAGCGTAACCTGGATTCTAGTAGGGAAACTCTTGCACAGTTATGCTGTTAGGAAAATATCCTATAAACAATTCAGCTGAATTACAGTTTATAAGTTAATCCACACTTACTCATGTATTAATCAGATCGCCCtgtctaaataattaatttttttcagtatctaTTGGTAAAAGCAATTCATGTTAGCCATTCTACTCTCAAAATGCTGATGATGACTGTGGAAGGGTTTGATTGTTTTTGAGTGAAAGTCAATTAGATGTGGATACAATAGAAATCCACTGTAATGTTATGGAGTGGGCCTGTTCTCTTTCATAAGGTCATAAAATGCTTCTaagtaaatttttactttgtattataTTGGAATGCAGAGTTGAAATTATGCTGGTTACACCAAGAAGTCAGGAGTGATAAAACTATTTCTATGGAACAATGACTTTCTGTGAAATTTTTCAGACTTTTATAATTATAAGAGAGcagatttactttattttctgacAAGTTATGCGAAATGACAAGTTATGCGAAAGTTTAACCTAGTTTCAGTTCTTTTCGGGAAAAATCATCCTGACATATTTCCAGAACTTT encodes:
- the LOC136832497 gene encoding lysosomal-associated transmembrane protein 4B isoform X1; amino-acid sequence: MSGRVATRRARMREIFADQEGVEVRHVSPPTYTEAPPPSRPPHPPAYNNNENQEVADPGGGQEAEAMASNEEASTTVVTGRGTLQKLQERFEAMRRRNANFTCFLCCHVRTGTIVIGFWHMLLHLMALSLIAIVVFHPEMLMNSNNLSSGTQADRNDQLSVSHLDVQALNCGEETPCILAAQGDGSVHQSATDLSLSLGNLLTTHRLNRDEVNVALFITLCTFVVTLLLVYGAFRGQPSHLMPFFFLQVFDFCISSMTMIGYLSYLPNIRQLIRETPAFPLQQQLLGMNTNCLTFVVMVIFISTLMAKGYCISIVWRCYKFLMLKAQAGQSVLRYLGSVSGPVDQESQTLVVGHDVPDYDTVMADPQYRKKLLSLYPEPPPSYDAAMAALVSHQELSRRNGDSYVEVSAMDVAGAACPSYEQSTSGEGSATMPVEGATRVELTVTDIPPPVVSAPNSSNTQP
- the LOC136832497 gene encoding lysosomal-associated transmembrane protein 4B isoform X2, which produces MNNNENQEVADPGGGQEAEAMASNEEASTTVVTGRGTLQKLQERFEAMRRRNANFTCFLCCHVRTGTIVIGFWHMLLHLMALSLIAIVVFHPEMLMNSNNLSSGTQADRNDQLSVSHLDVQALNCGEETPCILAAQGDGSVHQSATDLSLSLGNLLTTHRLNRDEVNVALFITLCTFVVTLLLVYGAFRGQPSHLMPFFFLQVFDFCISSMTMIGYLSYLPNIRQLIRETPAFPLQQQLLGMNTNCLTFVVMVIFISTLMAKGYCISIVWRCYKFLMLKAQAGQSVLRYLGSVSGPVDQESQTLVVGHDVPDYDTVMADPQYRKKLLSLYPEPPPSYDAAMAALVSHQELSRRNGDSYVEVSAMDVAGAACPSYEQSTSGEGSATMPVEGATRVELTVTDIPPPVVSAPNSSNTQP
- the LOC136832497 gene encoding lysosomal-associated transmembrane protein 4B isoform X3; amino-acid sequence: MASNEEASTTVVTGRGTLQKLQERFEAMRRRNANFTCFLCCHVRTGTIVIGFWHMLLHLMALSLIAIVVFHPEMLMNSNNLSSGTQADRNDQLSVSHLDVQALNCGEETPCILAAQGDGSVHQSATDLSLSLGNLLTTHRLNRDEVNVALFITLCTFVVTLLLVYGAFRGQPSHLMPFFFLQVFDFCISSMTMIGYLSYLPNIRQLIRETPAFPLQQQLLGMNTNCLTFVVMVIFISTLMAKGYCISIVWRCYKFLMLKAQAGQSVLRYLGSVSGPVDQESQTLVVGHDVPDYDTVMADPQYRKKLLSLYPEPPPSYDAAMAALVSHQELSRRNGDSYVEVSAMDVAGAACPSYEQSTSGEGSATMPVEGATRVELTVTDIPPPVVSAPNSSNTQP